One window of Phaenicophaeus curvirostris isolate KB17595 chromosome 22, BPBGC_Pcur_1.0, whole genome shotgun sequence genomic DNA carries:
- the PPIH gene encoding peptidyl-prolyl cis-trans isomerase H isoform X1, giving the protein MAVLAANPNNPVVFFDVTIGGQEVGRMKIELFADVVPKTAENFRQFCTGEFRKDGVPIGYKGSTFHRVIKDFMIQGGDFVNGDGTGVASIYRGPFADENFKLKHSAPGLLSMANSGPSTNGCQFFITCSKCDWLDGKHVVFGKIVDGLLVMRKIENVPTGPNNKPKLPVVISQCGEM; this is encoded by the exons ATGGCGGTGCTGGCGGCGAACCCCAACAACCCCGTGGTCTTCTTCGATGTCACCATCGGCGGGCAG GAGGTTGGCCGCATGAAGATCGAGCTTTTTGCCGACGTCGTTCCCAAAACAGCTGAGAATTTCAG gCAGTTTTGCACGGGTGAATTCAG GAAAGATGGTGTTCCCATCGGTTACAAAGGAAGCACTTTCCACAG GGTGATAAAGGATTTCATGATCCAAGGAGGTGACTTTGTAAAC GGGGACGGCACTGGGGTAGCCAGTATTTACAGAGGCCCTTTCGCAGATGAAAACTTCAAGCTGAAACACTCTGCGCCCGGGCTGCTCTCTATG GCAAACAGCGGTCCCAGCACCAATGGCTGCCAGTTCTTCATTACGTGCTCCAAATGTGACTGGTTGGATGGCAAACACGTGGTGTTCG GTAAAATTGTTGATGGGCTGCTGGTGATGAGAAAAATTGAA AACGTGCCTACGGGTCCAAATAACAAACCTAAGCTGCCGGTTGTGATCTCTCAGTGTGGGGAAATGTAA
- the LOC138729917 gene encoding phospholipase A2 crotoxin basic subunit CBb-like, with protein sequence MKVLPALVMLFACSVFTTRGKLPHTFKPGLEGSTVGNLTAHGCYSGWRGSGASRALMDRCCLLRSCCYAKLAARRCRVGPIQPLLAPQAGIPTCRSGTWCQRGACRCERAAWLCRMRGWGLSRRRSKCRGRAGRC encoded by the exons ATGAAGGTCTTGCCGGCGCTGGTGATGCTGTTCGCCTGCA GTGTGTTCACAACTCGTGGGAAGCTCCCGCACACATTCAAACCAGGACTCGAGGGAAGCACCGTAGGAAATCTGACTGCCCATGGATGCTACTCGGGATGGCGCGGCAGCGGCGCATCAAGGGCTTTGATGGACCG gtgctGCCTGCTGCGCTCCTGCTGTTACGCCAAGCTGGCTGCACGACGGTGCCGCGTGGGACCGATCCAACCCCTCTTGGCTCCCCAGGCAGGAATCCCCACTTGCA GGTCCGGGACCTGGTGCCAGAGAGGAGCCTGCAGATGTGAGCGGGCAGCCTGGCTCTGCCGaatgcggggctgggggctgtcCCGGCGTCGCAGCAAGTGCCGGGGACGAGCCGGACGGTGTTGA
- the PPIH gene encoding peptidyl-prolyl cis-trans isomerase H isoform X2, translating into MSPSAGRQFCTGEFRKDGVPIGYKGSTFHRVIKDFMIQGGDFVNGDGTGVASIYRGPFADENFKLKHSAPGLLSMANSGPSTNGCQFFITCSKCDWLDGKHVVFGKIVDGLLVMRKIENVPTGPNNKPKLPVVISQCGEM; encoded by the exons ATGTCACCATCGGCGGGCAG gCAGTTTTGCACGGGTGAATTCAG GAAAGATGGTGTTCCCATCGGTTACAAAGGAAGCACTTTCCACAG GGTGATAAAGGATTTCATGATCCAAGGAGGTGACTTTGTAAAC GGGGACGGCACTGGGGTAGCCAGTATTTACAGAGGCCCTTTCGCAGATGAAAACTTCAAGCTGAAACACTCTGCGCCCGGGCTGCTCTCTATG GCAAACAGCGGTCCCAGCACCAATGGCTGCCAGTTCTTCATTACGTGCTCCAAATGTGACTGGTTGGATGGCAAACACGTGGTGTTCG GTAAAATTGTTGATGGGCTGCTGGTGATGAGAAAAATTGAA AACGTGCCTACGGGTCCAAATAACAAACCTAAGCTGCCGGTTGTGATCTCTCAGTGTGGGGAAATGTAA